From Topomyia yanbarensis strain Yona2022 chromosome 1, ASM3024719v1, whole genome shotgun sequence, one genomic window encodes:
- the LOC131695812 gene encoding uncharacterized protein LOC131695812, translated as MSNVRQTRSMAKAAKTNLEKVDINERDEGRYDPSFVPSMVDDVEAEVFDCAYCDRPNTAEWYMVQCKECEHWYHFSCAKVSTTSVNKAAFSCVLCVPRISVPAIRSDTSRITSSSARKARIDRELERLEEERRLLDELCQEKLAQEQALLEKARLEKLERMKLYIARKYDLRSQQDGNDEHSEGSYRTNRTSTSRVGVWVESQRKITEFAAAEPTLPTMVSPVDTRNVKFTSTPLAESASVGKVGVHSLLSGDIATVSNMNSLIRTTGSITIGENLEDDSDGIVGIEDKSYHDLISPILPSVSVQPLLTLLEDARAGPSNVGTVPKLAKSVPTYNHWRQETGALRLQELHHNKENEVRRKRELALVEQVKQLEMQRAQDLHEQQRKEAEFKQQLQILKQDHAAAELQRQQQIASWDSELQRLRKSEQDFMYQMEVLRQREEAKETRDALVFQSQSHLVTEAMGSKESVCSKQQQSQRENLRPLHGNHMKISGDIYSDVAASVSAGTYQASHTPVVDYRPSYSNNRVNETTIVSSPVGGRTDLAFSTPSLAPAPQVFQTSALYAPVQTQYAPTANPYTKNQLQLVSIGPTPQQLAARHVVSKELPVFTGDPVDWPLFISSYQHSTHACGYSDSENLLRLQRCLKGSAKEAVSSFLLHPSTVSQIISTLQMLYGRPEQIVQNMIAKVRATPAPKADRLDMLVSFGLVVQNLCGHLKAVGLDNHLANPVLLQELIEKLPPAVKFNWALYQQQIPIVDLNIFNDYMAKVASAASSVTLMSGTTTKPLRDEHKGKEKAYVNAHSSERIQHEDIENDNRDNENPPSVSTTPAPTTTRRTESCPACGGWSHLASNCATFNKLCVDERWKIVKDRKLCRRCLTPHIRWPCKGEVCGVNGCQKRHHRLLHYEQSPADSEMSRSNVNATVTIHRQMTSSTLFRVLPMMDHRRVLEQSIADSLGLEGKTEPLCIQWTGGINKKMSGARRMSLEISGAGSEKLFNVAEVYTVDNLGLPEQTLEFGEMERQYDHLRGLPVSSFKSAVPRMLIGLNNTHLLATLKLREGRPLEPIATKTRIGWAVYGNLREDTESFQHRQMHICARSDDQLHDYVRQFFSVESMGVTVAPSIEGIEDQRARKILEETTVRTASGRFETGLLWKHDHVEFPDSRPMAEKRLRCLEKRLSKNPELYENVRQQIVDFQQKGYAHKATSDELASFDTNRTWYLPLGMVLNPKKPGKVRLIWDAAAKVKGVSLNTMLLKGPDLLTPLLSVLYRYREREVAICGDIKEMFHQILIREKDRSAQLFLWRNTPDLPMETMVTDVAIFGATCSPVQSQYVKNFNATENEKEYPKAADAIKKRHYVDDYLESLDTIEEAVGLALEVSEVHAKAGFQIRNWISNHEVVLKRIGEVNPTAVKCFVADKEVASERLLGLVWLPNEDVFSFTLNLRDDVRRLVQGEVIPTKRELLRVVMSIYDPLGLVAAFVIHGKVIVQDVWRANVGWDETIPDEVFCRWEQWLTVLRNMENIKIPRCYFPGYDINSLDSLELHIFVDASEQAFAAVAYFRMLDRGRVRCALVSSKTKVAPLQPLSIPRLELLAAVLGARLRKSIEEGHSFKIKRTYFWTDSTTVRSWIKSDLRRYRPYVAFRVNEILSLSKVDEWRWVPTRLNVADEATKWGRGPSFEPASRWYKAPEYIHDENHEWPKDPVDIGEASEELRPAYLLAHLILKPIVDFERFSKWERLHRCVAYVHRFVDNCRRANSKIPLETAGLTKEELQKAERSLWRLAQSDEFPDEVATLKRNLRVRNEDRKPLEKSSKIATATPAMDEFGILRVDGRSEKAECLTYDAKYPVILPKEHRMTRLLLDWYHRIYRHANNETIVNEVKQRFYVPRLRVQVRLARKNCTWCRVHRAVPAVPKMGPLPRVRLTPYLRPFTFVGIDYFGPYQIQIGRSVVKRWVALFTCLTIRAIHLEVAASLSTDSCKKAIRRFIARRGAPQEIFSDNGTNFVGASRELKIELKRVNKDLASTFTDANTQWRFNPPAAPHMGGCWERMVRSVKVALGALPTERRLDEESFITLLTEAEHMINSRPLTFVPVETADTESLTPNHFLLLSSNGVQQPVKNPVDARAAIRRSWNMIQHALDNFWRRWITEYLPTITRRTKWFQDVRSIQEGELVLIVDENVRNRWLRGRVVRIYPGKDGSARRADVQTSSGILQRPATKLAILDVGDVGDAEAKALATRGGEC; from the exons ATGTCCAACGTACGACAGACAAGGTCTATGGCTAAAGCCGCGAAAACTAACCTCGAAAAGGTGGACATCAATGAAAGAGATGAAGGAAGGTATGATCCATCTTTTGTACCGTCTATGGTCGACGATGTTGAAGCTGAGGTTTTTGACTGTGCGTACTGTGATCGGCCGAACACTGCCGAATGGTATATGGTCCAATGTAAGGAATGTGAGCATTGGTATCATTTCTCATGTGCTAAAGTAAGCACAACAAGTGTTAATAAGGCTGCCTTTTCATGTGTGTTATGCGTACCCCGAATCTCCGTTCCGGCAATCCGCTCAGACACAAGTCGGATAACCTCATCAAGCGCGAGGAAAGCACGAATCGACCGGGAGTTAGAGCGTCTCGAGGAAGAACGACGCCTACTGGATGAGCTTTGCCAAGAAAAGCTTGCGCAAGAGCAAGCGTTGTTGGAAAAGGCAAGATTGGAGAAATTGGAGCGGATGAAGCTGTACATTGCCAGAAAATACGATCTGCGCAGCCAACAGGATGGCAACGATGAACATAGCGAAGGTAGCTATCGTACAAACCGAACGAGCACCAGTAGGGTGGGGGTTTGGGTCGAGAGTCAGAGAAAAATAACCGAGTTTGCTGCCGCGGAACCTACTCTACCGACTATGGTATCTCCGGTCGATACACGCAACGTGAAATTCACGTCAACTCCGTTGGCAGAGAGTGCATCAGTAGGCAAGGTGGGTGTGCATTCGCTGCTGTCAGGTGACATAGCTACCGTTAGTAACATGAACTCCCTTATACGTACAACGGGAAGTATTACAATTGGTGAAAATCTGGAGGATGATTCAGATGGAATCGTTGGTATTGAGGACAAGTCGTACCACGATCTGATCTCGCCGATACTTCCGTCGGTAAGCGTCCAGCCGCTTCTAACGTTGCTTGAAGATGCACGTGCTGGACCGTCGAATGTAGGTACGGTTCCTAAACTGGCCAAAAGTGTTCCAACATACAATCACTGGCGGCAAGAGACTGGTGCATTGCGTTTGCAGGAACTGCACCATAATAAAGAGAACGAAGTAAGGAGAAAGCGGGAGCTTGCATTGGTGGAGCAGGTGAAGCAACTGGAAATGCAACGGGCCCAGGATTTGCACGAACAGCAACGCAAGGAAGCCGAATTCAAGCAACAACTGCAGATTTTGAAGCAAGATCATGCGGCAGCGGAACTACAACGGCAGCAACAAATAGCAAGTTGGGATAGCGAGTTGCAACGTTTACGTAAGTCGGAACAGGATTTTATGTACCAGATGGAGGTGTTACGTCAACGAGAGGAAGCGAAAGAAACGCGAGATGCGCTAGTGTTCCAAAGTCAATCGCATTTGGTGACCGAGGCGATGGGAAGTAAAGAGTCGGTCTGCTCCAAACAACAGCAATCTCAGAGAGAAAATCTTCGACCTCTTCACGGCAACCACATGAAGATATCTGGTGATATCTACAGCGACGTGGCAGCTTCGGTAAGTGCTGGAACTTATCAAGCATCCCATACACCTGTAGTAGATTATCGCCCCTCATATTCTAATAATCGAGTGAATGAGACCACTATCGTTTCAAGTCCAGTGGGTGGTCGTACCGACTTAGCGTTCTCAACACCCTCTCTAGCCCCTGCCCCTCAAGTCTTTCAAACCAGTGCCCTTTACGCGCCGGTTCAAACGCAGTATGCCCCCACAGCAAACCCCTATACAAAGAATCAATTGCAACTAGTTTCAATAGGACCAACACCGCAGCAACTAGCTGCCAGGCATGTAGTTTCAAAAGAATTGCCAGTGTTCACAGGAGATCCAGTTGATTGGCCACTCTTCATCAGTAGTTACCAACATTCAACACATGCGTGCGGATATTCTGATTCGGAGAACTTGTTGAGGCTTCAGCGCTGCCTCAAGGGAAGTGCGAAAGAAGCAGTGAGCAGCTTCCTTCTTCACCCGTCAACAGTCTCTCAAATCATATCCACCCTCCAAATGCTGTATGGACGTCCGGAACAGATAGTGCAAAATATGATCGCAAAGGTTCGAGCAACTCCTGCCCCAAAAGCCGATCGACTGGACATGCTGGTGAGTTTTGGATTGGTGGTGCAGAACTTGTGCGGACATTTGAAGGCGGTTGGATTAGACAATCATCTGGCGAACCCAGTGTTGCTGCAGGAGCTCATCGAAAAACTGCCGCCAGCTGTGAAGTTCAACTGGGCATTGTATCAGCAGCAAATTCCGATAGTAGATCTGAATATTTTCAACGACTATATGGCAAAAGTTGCGTCTGCTGCTAGCAGTGTGACACTTATGAGCGGAACTACAACGAAGCCCTTGCGAGATGAGCACAAAGGAAAGGAGAAGGCTTACGTAAATGCACACTCATCGGAGCGAATTCAGCATGAGGATATCGAAAATGATAATCGGGACAACGAGAATCCACCATCAGTTTCTACTACTCCAGCTCCCACTACTACGAGGAGGACGGAGTCCTGTCCAGCTTGCGGTGGCTGGAGCCACCTAGCTAGTAACTGCGCAACATTCAACAAGCTCTGCGTCGATGAGAGGTGGAAGATCGTAAAAGATCGCAAGCTTTGCCGACGATGCCTCACACCTCACATTCGCTGGCCGTGCAAGGGAGAAGTTTGCGGAGTCAATGGGTGCCAGAAGCGCCATCACCGTCTTCTCCACTACGAGCAATCGCCAGCTGATTCCGAGATGAGTAGATCGAACGTGAATGCCACGGTGACAATTCATCGTCAAATGACATCATCTACGCTTTTTCGAGTTCTACCT ATGATGGATCATCGACGTGTGTTGGAACAGTCGATTGCGGATTCTTTGGGTCTAGAGGGGAAGACGGAGCCTCTGTGTATCCAGTGGACGGGTGGTATCAACAAAAAAATGTCGGGAGCCCGACGAATGAGTTTGGAGATATCCGGAGCTGGGAGTGAAAAGCTGTTCAACGTCGCCGAAGTGTACACTGTGGACAATCTCGGGCTTCCTGAACAAACTCTGGAGTTCGGCGAGATGGAGAGACAGTACGACCACCTGCGAGGTCTCCCAGTTAGCAGCTTCAAGTCAGCCGTTCCACGAATGCTCATCGGATTGAACAATACACACCTGTTGGCTACACTAAAGCTGCGAGAAGGCCGTCCGTTAGAGCCAATTGCAACGAAAACCCGTATTGGCTGGGCGGTTTACGGAAATTTACGAGAGGACACGGAGTCATTTCAGCATCGCCAAATGCATATTTGCGCTCGATCAGACGACCAGCTCCATGATTATGTCCGTCAGTTCTTTTCGGTGGAAAGTATGGGTGTGACGGTAGCTCCTTCTATTGAAGGTATCGAGGATCAAAGAGCacggaaaatattagaggagaCTACGGTGCGTACAGCAAGTGGGAGGTTCGAAACGGGTCTTTTATGGAAACACGACCATGTCGAGTTCCCTGACAGTCGTCCAATGGCGGAGAAACGTTTGCGGTGTCTAGAGAAACGTCTATCGAAGAACCCCGAGTTGTATGAAAATGTTCGCCAACAAATAGTAGATTTCCAACAGAAGGGATATGCGCATAAGGCAACCAGTGATGAATTGGCTAGTTTCGATACCAACCGAACTTGGTACTTGCCACTCGGAATGGTATTGAATCCAAAAAAGCCTGGAAAAGTGAGGTTGATTTGGGACGCCGCGGCAAAAGTCAAAGGCGTATCATTAAACACGATGCTGTTGAAAGGACCGGATCTGTTAACACCCCTGTTGTCCGTATTGTATCGCTACCGCGAACGAGAGGTTGCGATATGCGGAGATATAAAGGAAATGTTCCACCAAATTTTGATACGGGAGAAAGATCGCAGTGCGCAGCTTTTTCTCTGGAGGAACACTCCTGATCTGCCGATGGAGACGATGGTAACAGACGTCGCGATATTTGGTGCGACGTGCTCGCCGGTACAGTCGCAGTATGTGAAAAATTTCAACGCAACGGAGAACGAGAAAGAGTATCCTAAGGCTGCAGATGCTATAAAGAAAAGGCACTACGTAGATGATTACCTGGAGAGCTTAGATACTATAGAGGAAGCAGTCGGATTAGCGCTAGAGGTTAGTGAAGTTCACGCAAAGGCCGGATTTCAGATACGGAACTGGATTTCCAACCATGAAGTTGTGCTGAAACGTATCGGGGAAGTCAACCCAACGGCAGTGAAATGTTTTGTTGCTGATAAAGAGGTAGCTTCCGAACGACTGCTAGGGTTAGTTTGGTTGCCAAATGAGGACGTTTTCTCATTCACGTTGAACCTTCGGGACGATGTCAGACGGTTAGTTCAAGGCGAAGTTATTCCCACGAAAAGAGAGTTACTGCGAGTTGTCATGAGCATCTACGATCCTTTGGGTCTCGTTGCGGCGTTTGTGATACATGGAAAGGTTATTGTGCAGGATGTATGGCGAGCAAATGTCGGATGGGACGAAACTATCCCAGATGAGGTATTCTGTCGATGGGAACAATGGCTCACAGTTTTACGGAATATGGAGAATATAAAGATCCCTCGATGCTATTTTCCCGGCTACGATATAAATAGTTTGGATTCGTTGGAGCTACACATATTCGTTGATGCCAGTGAGCAAGCCTTTGCAGCTGTAGCCTATTTCAGAATGCTGGATCGAGGACGTGTGCGCTGCGCTCTAGTCTCTTCAAAGACCAAGGTCGCACCCCTTCAACCGTTATCTATCCCGCGTTTAGAACTACTTGCAGCCGTTCTAGGAGCGCGACTGAGGAAAAGCATCGAGGAAGGACATTCGTTTAAGATAAAGCGTACATATTTCTGGACCGATTCAACCACCGTCCGCTCATGGATTAAATCCGATCTACGACGATATCGTCCATACGTGGCATTTAGGGTTAACGAGATACTCAGTCTGTCGAAGGTCGATGAATGGAGGTGGGTTCCAACACGACTCAATGTCGCTGACGAGGCCACGAAGTGGGGACGAGGCCCGTCCTTTGAACCCGCTAGTCGGTGGTATAAGGCACCTGAATATATACACGACGAAAATCATGAATGGCCAAAGGACCCTGTTGACATCGGGGAGGCCAGCGAAGAACTACGACCAGCCTATTTATTAGCGCATTTAATTTTGAAACCGATCGTTGATTTTGAGCGTTTCTCGAAGTGGGAACGTCTGCATAGATGCGTTGCGTATGTCCATCGGTTCGTGGACAATTGTCGGCGAGCGAACTCCAAGATACCGTTGGAAACTGCTGGATTAACTAAAGAAGAGTTGCAGAAAGCAGAGCGTAGTTTATGGCGGTTGGCGCAATCGGACGAGTTTCCGGACGAAGTTGCTACGTTGAAGCGCAATCTACGAGTGAGAAACGAGGATCGGAAGCCATTGGAGAAAAGCAGCAAGATCGCAACAGCCACGCCAGCGATGGACGAGTTCGGGATTCTCCGAGTGGATGGACGGTCGGAAAAAGCAGAATGCCTAACCTATGATGCTAAATATCCTGTTATTCTGCCGAAGGAACATCGGATGACCAGACTTCTTCTTGATTGGTACCACCGTATTTACCGTCATGCAAACAACGAAACTATCGTGAATGAAGTCAAGCAGCGATTCTACGTGCCAAGGTTGAGAGTTCAAGTACGTCTTGCTAGAAAAAATTGTACATGGTGTCGAGTACATAGAGCTGTTCCTGCTGTACCCAAGATGGGTCCATTACCTCGCGTTAGATTGACGCCATACTTACGACCGTTTACGTTTGTGGGAATTGACTACTTCGGTCCATATCAAATACAAATCGGACGGAGTGTAGTTAAAAGGTGGGTGGCCCTTTTCACCTGTTTAACGATCAGAGCCATTCATTTGGAAGTCGCAGCGAGCTTGTCTACAGACTCTTGCAAAAAGGCCATTCGTCGCTTTATCGCCCGCCGAGGCGCCCCACAGGAAATTTTCTCCGACAATGGTACCAATTTTGTCGGTGCGAGTAGGGAGCTGAAGATAGAGTTGAAAAGGGTCAACAAGGATTTAGCGAGTACGTTCACCGATGCCAATACGCAGTGGCGATTCAATCCACCTGCGGCACCGCACATGGGAGGTTGTTGGGAAAGAATGGTAAGGTCGGTGAAAGTCGCACTGGGAGCCCTTCCGACGGAGCGTAGATTAGACGAAGAGTCATTCATCACGTTGTTGACAGAGGCGGAACATATGATTAATTCTCGTCCCCTGACATTCGTGCCGGTAGAAACTGCTGATACCGAGTCGCTCACCCCGAACCATTTTTTGTTGCTAAGCTCCAATGGGGTTCAGCAGCCGGTAAAAAATCCCGTCGACGCGAGGGCTGCAATTAGGAGGAGCTGGAATATGATCCAGCACGCATTGGACAATTTTTGGCGTCGGTGGATAACTGAATATCTGCCTACAATAACCAGACGGACAAAGTGGTTCCAGGATGTAAGATCAATCCAGGAAGGTGAATTGGTGCTGATAGTGGACGAGAATGTCAGGAATCGGTGGTTGAGGGGACGTGTGGTCCGGATATACCCCGGAAAGGACGGATCAGCTCGTCGTGCAGATGTTCAAACGAGTAGTGGAATTTTGCAACGTCCGGCGACTAAACTCGCTATATTAGATGTAGGAGATGTAGGTGACGCCGAGGCAAAAGCTCTAGCGACACGAGGGGGAGAATGTTGA